From a single Raphanus sativus cultivar WK10039 chromosome 3, ASM80110v3, whole genome shotgun sequence genomic region:
- the LOC108848835 gene encoding uncharacterized oxidoreductase At4g09670-like, with protein sequence MATDSPIRIGVMGCAEIARKVSRAINLAPNATIAAVASRSFEKAKSFATSNGYPESTKIHGSYESILEDPEVDALYVPLPTSLHVEWAIRAAEKGKHILLEKPVALNVAEFDKIVAACEANGVQIMDGTMWVHNPRTAKLKEFLSDSDRFGQLKPYVQSCFSFAGDEDFLKNDIRVKPGLDGLGALGDAGWYAIRATLLANNFDLPNTVTAFPGAVLNEAGVILSCGASLTWEDGRTATIYCSFLANLTMEINAIGTNGTLSVHDFIIPFKETEASFTTSTKAWFNEFVTAWVNPRASTRLRRSFRKEACMVREFARLVGEIKNKGAKPDGFWPSISRKTQLVVDAVKESVDKNCEQISLSGR encoded by the exons ATGGCCACCGACTCGCCAATCCGAATCGGAGTAATGGGCTGCGCCGAAATCGCCCGCAAAGTCTCTCGCGCCATAAACCTCGCTCCAAACGCCACCATCGCCGCCGTCGCAAGCCGCTCCTTTGAGAAAGCTAAATCTTTCGCTACATCCAACGGCTACCCTGAATCGACCAAAATCCACGGCTCTTACGAATCGATTCTCGAAGATCCGGAGGTAGACGCGCTCTACGTTCCTCTACCCACTAGTCTCCACGTCGAGTGGGCCATACGCGCCGCGGAGAAAGGGAAACACATCCTTCTTGAGAAGCCCGTCGCGTTGAATGTAGCTGAGTTTGATAAGATCGTTGCGGCTTGTGAAGCTAATGGTGTTCAGATTATGGATGGTACTATGTGGGTTCATAATCCTAGAACTGCTAAGCTTAAGGAGTTTCTGTCTGATTCCGACCGCTTTGGTCAGCTCAAACCGtat GTACAGAGTTGCTTCTCATTTGCTGGAGACGAAGATTTCCTCAAAAACGACATCCGTGTGAAGCCAGGTCTTGATGGGCTCGGTGCGCTCGGAGACGCTGGATGGTACGCGATCAGAGCAACTCTCTTAGCCAACAACTTCGACCTCCCCAATACCGTCACGGCCTTTCCCGGAGCTGTGCTTAACGAAGCAGGAGTGATTCTCTCATGTGGAGCTTCTCTGACTTGGGAAGACGGACGAACCGCTACCATATACTGTTCCTTCTTGGCAAACTTGACAATGGAGATAAACGCCATTGGAACCAACGGCACGCTTAGTGTGCATGATTTCATTATCCCGTTTAAGGAGACCGAGGCATCTTTTACAACGAGCACTAAAGCTTGGTTCAATGAGTTCGTGACCGCGTGGGTGAATCCCCGAGCGAGCACACGGTTAAGACGGAGCTTCCGCAAAGAGGCATGTATGGTGAGAGAGTTTGCTCGATTGGTTGGTGAAATCAAGAACAAAGGTGCAAAGCCTGATGGGTTTTGGCCGAGCATTAGCCGGAAGACCCAGCTAGTGGTTGATGCTGTTAAGGAGTCTGTTGATAAAAACTGTGAACAGATTAGTCTCTCTGGTCGCTGA